The genomic DNA CCGGTCTCGCAGATCAGTCGCCGGGACGTGTCCGAGTAATGGTGATGAAGTCGGTGCCCTGACCGGTCTCCAACCCGCTTTCCACATCGGCAATCGAGAGCGACGAGCCCTCGGCGAGCAACGCTTCCACGCGCCTGCGCACAACGTCGGAGATCGTCATGCGCGCCAGCGTGCGCTGGATGCCGTTATAGGCGAAGGGATCGGCCTCCGTGGAGATGCCGAGCCGCTTCTTCGTCGAGGCGGGCAGGTGGTCCTCGAGCGAGACGCCGAACCATTTGCCTTCGGCACCTTCTTCTTCATTGTGCCGGAACTGGAGGAAATGCGTTCCGAGCGCCTCTTCCGGCTTGTCGATCGTAAGCCCGGCTTCAAAGAGCGGCTTGAACCCTTGCCGCACGAGGATCTTGCCGTTTTGCGGTGGCGTACGTCCGGCCTTGCGCAGGAGCCGGTCGGTCAGGTCCGGTGTCAGCTTGCCGTCGCCGTCGATGCCTTCGCTTGCCTGGAAGGCACGCAGGGCCGCAATCGTCGCCGGCCCGGCATGGCCGTCGATCGCGCCCGGCGCGTAGCCGAGGAAATCCAGGGACGTCTGAACCTCGCGCATGGTGTCGCGGGTATCGCTGCGGGTGATCAGGATACGGATCGGCTCCTCGGTGGATCGCGCCGAATTGGCGCCGCCGGGCGGCTCCCGCATCGCCACTTCCACCGGCGCATCGCCGGCCTGGCTGATCGCCGGTCTGAGCGGCACGTCGGAAAGCGGCGGCTGGAGATCGATCGGGGCCGGGCGGAAGAGTAGGGCGCTCTTGACCTCCAAGGGCGTTATCTGCCGGTCGGAGATCAGCACGTGCACGCCGCGCTCGGTCAACTTGTAGAGCGAGGCAGCAAATTCGCTCGGCAACCGCACGCAGCCATGGGACGCCGGATAGTCCGGCACATGGTTGGAGCCATGCAGAGCAATGCCCGACCAGGTGAGCCGCTGCATGAACGGCATCGGAGCGTTCGAATAGATGTTCGATTTGTGATGACGCCGCTTTTCCAGGATAGAAAAGATGCCCGATGGCGTCGTGTGGCCCGCCTTGCCGGTCGAGACCGGTGATGTCGCAATGACAGCGTCGCCGTCATAGACGACGAGCGATTGCTGATCTTTCGAGACGATGATCTGCAGCGGCCCGCGACTGCCTGCAAAGCCGGTAGCCGGCGACAAAAGCAGTGCGACGACGCTGGCGGTGAGAGCGAAACGCGATACCATACACTCAACCCAACACGTGACTTGGCGAACAAGCCTAGCCTTCAATCTTTAAGGAATTCATCCTGCTGTGTGGGCTGTCGATCAAGGTTGCGTGATCGCTTTGCGAAGCGTGCCTGCTCGGGCAAGCACGCTTGTGGTCTCATGGATCGCGTTTTCTGGTGCCGAAAGTGTAGCCGGTTTCGACGCTCGCCTTGCCGAATTTGTCGCGCAGCTTG from Ensifer adhaerens includes the following:
- a CDS encoding L,D-transpeptidase family protein; the protein is MVSRFALTASVVALLLSPATGFAGSRGPLQIIVSKDQQSLVVYDGDAVIATSPVSTGKAGHTTPSGIFSILEKRRHHKSNIYSNAPMPFMQRLTWSGIALHGSNHVPDYPASHGCVRLPSEFAASLYKLTERGVHVLISDRQITPLEVKSALLFRPAPIDLQPPLSDVPLRPAISQAGDAPVEVAMREPPGGANSARSTEEPIRILITRSDTRDTMREVQTSLDFLGYAPGAIDGHAGPATIAALRAFQASEGIDGDGKLTPDLTDRLLRKAGRTPPQNGKILVRQGFKPLFEAGLTIDKPEEALGTHFLQFRHNEEEGAEGKWFGVSLEDHLPASTKKRLGISTEADPFAYNGIQRTLARMTISDVVRRRVEALLAEGSSLSIADVESGLETGQGTDFITITRTRPGD